The Gymnogyps californianus isolate 813 chromosome 5, ASM1813914v2, whole genome shotgun sequence DNA segment GACAAGTTTAAACCTCCAGACATCCTGCacattagaatcatagaatcattttggttggaaaagacccttaagatcaccgagtccaaccgttaacctagcactgccaagtccaccactaaaccatgttgctaagtgccatgtctacacgtctttttaaacacctccagggatggtgactcaaccacttccctgggcagcctgttccaatgcttgataacccttttggtaaagaaatttttcctaatatccaatctaaacctcccctggtgcaacttgaggccgtttcctcttgtcctatcacttgttccctgggagaagagactgacacccacctcgctacaacctcctttcaggtagttgtagagagcgatgaggtctcccctcagcctccttttcttcaggctaaacaaccccagttccctcagccgctcctcacgggacttgtgctctagacccttcaccagcttcgttgctcttcttcggatgcgctccagcacctcagtgtctttcttgtagtgaggggcccaaaactgaacacagtattcgaggtgcggcctcaccagggcCACGAtcccttccctagtcctgctggccacactattgctgatacaagccaggatgctactggccttcttggccacctgggcacactgccggctcatattcagccggctgtcgaccaacacccccaggtccttttctgccgggcagctttccagccactcttccccaagcctgtagcgttgcacGGGGTTGGTGTGACCCACGTGCAGCACCGGCACTGAGCCTTattgaacctcatacaattggcctcggcccatcgatccagcctgtccagatccctctgcagagccttcctaccctcaagcagatcaacacttccacccaacttggtgtcatctgcaaacttactgagggtgcactcgatcccctccGCCAGATCATTGACAAAGATATTAAccagaactggccccagtactgagccctggggaacaccacttgtgaccggccgccaactggatttaactccgTTCACCACCACTCcttgggcccggccatccagccagttttttaccgAAAGAGtgcacccatccaagccatgagaGCCAGTTTCTCCaagagaatgctgtgggaaacggtgtcaaaggctttactaaactctaggtagacaacatccccagcctttccctcatccactaagcaggtcatcttgtcatagaaggagatcaggttagtcaggcaggacctgcctttcataaacccatgctgactgggcctgatcacctggttgtcctgtacgtgccgcATGATGGtactcaagatgatctgctccataacccTCCCCGGCACCAAgatcagactgacaggcctgtagttccccggatcctccttccagcccttcttgtagatgggcatcacgtttgctaacctccagtcaactgggacctccccggttagccaggactgctgataaatgattgaaagtggcttggtgagcacttccaccagctccctcagtacccttgggtggatcccatcctgccccatagacttgtgtgtgtctaagtggtgtagcaggccactaaccatttccccttggattatgggggcttcattctaCCCCCCGTCCCTGTTTTtcagctcagggggctggatacccagagaacaactggtcttactattaaagactgaggcaaaggcagCATTAGTATAATACACAGTAGTCACAAGCCAATCTGTTTCAAGTGCTTCACTTACAAGTCCCAGTATCAGTCCCGAGAATAGAGTTGCCAATGCAAAAACAGCGTATGAGCCCCAGACCGGTATTccaacattttctgttaaataacCATGGCAGTGCTGGAATAAAAGACAAGAGAATCATTTCAAGAATAGCTGAATATCATGTCTGTTAAGATAAAATAGAGATCTAAGCACATACCCTGATCCACATTGACAACTGAAACAAAGCTGACATACTGCTCAtcctgaaacaaagcagaaaaatgtaactgaaaacaTCTTCAAGCCAGTCACATACCTGTATCTTCTCATTTGCCTGACTGGTCATTATTTAGTCCCATGTTGAACAACTTTCTCCGCATGTCTAGTTTCCCTTCTAActactttgatttttatcttctgttttgtgttttacttcAATAAACACTCGTTTCCCATGAAGCTACTTTCAGTACCAGCATCAGCTTGTATAATGTTCCGCATATGGACAACTCTGAATTCACAAAACTTCCTTGACTTGCACCTGCTGACGTATGAATTTCAGTTACTTTTGTTTATGTTCCAAGTTATATTTGGACCAACAGTCTATGAGAAGCCAGCTGGAACTCCACTCAAGATCTTAAGAATTAAGCATCTggacattttattaaaacaaaaaattaaccTATTAAAAAACCATCAGTTTATATAAGAACTGATCTTCAGACACTTAAGTTTAGCCATATTTTACATACAAGTGAAAAAGACCACGCTATCTGCCATGTATATCCTGCCGATTCTGACATTTCCCTGTTATCGTGAAACTTCAGCATTAAGTATTCACTATCtgtaaaggaaaggaaagaatttgaaaCATTAAGCCAACGTAAGTTGCTAAGGAGAGAGCCGTAGAAGCAACCTGCATACCATTTCAGTATGCACAAAAAATGGAGCTGTTACTGAACACTTCTAATAGACAACTTATTAATCCTAAAATTAGTACCCTGTTTCACAACATTCCTTGGTGTGGGCTAATACTTCGTATGAGATCAACCACACAGTTTGAAGATTCAAATAGCATTGCGAGCAGACAAAGTAACAATGCTAAGCTTCCTAGAAGAGCCAcgaaaaatgtaaaatttcagtCTAGCATAACGCTTCATAAACCGAACATTGCTACAGCACAGTACAGTTAGCACAGAGGTGTTTCAGCCATCATTGctctaacagaagaaaaaccacTGGGCTCATTTGCCTCAATCAGTGGTGTCCCCAACATGCTTTATCACTCACAGTTATTCAACTACTCTGAAACCACCACACAGCACACGcagcaacaactaaaagcaCTTCCAAGCCACAAAACTAGAAAGAATTCCAAAGAGCGTGTTTCCTTTCTGACTACAGAGTCTCCCCACTTTACTTTTCCTTCAACGAAGGAACTTTCACCCTTCCACTCTGCTTTTAACTTTGCTACACATACGTCTTCTTAAATGGCCAGCCCATATCTTACAACTGTGTTGCTacattattttccagtttttattgctCGTTTCCTAGAATTTAGCTGGGCAAAACATCTTTCTGCCatacaaacaaaagaagaacTTCAAGTGTCAGTAAGTTACCTACAAGAGTTCAGTAAATAAATTCAGGCACCTACAACTATTTGAAGCCTTAAAGTAAACCTTGCTCAGGACATCTTTGCTATGCTCGTGCACGCAATCCTCCCACAGCTGACGAAGGAGGCATGACCACCCATCCATCACGTTCACATACTTCTTAcgagcacagagctgctgcatgAGCTGTTAACAAGGAAGCAGCACCAGGTGCAGCACACCTAAGGACCTGTCCCAGCATGTCCGTCAAGTGTGCATGTTTGACAacaaattattataaaaaaatcatagcaaaacttacaggaaagaggaaggacCAAACCATGATGAAACTGGTTCAATAGATTTCCACTCCTGGTCACTGATGAAATTTATGAAATCAGTTTTAGTTCTTGCACCCTGGTATCTCCTGAACTCTCCATCtttacagctgtaaaaaaaaccaaaaaagtccTTTATTTTAGACAGTCCAAGCATGCAGCATTTGCTTCTACTCAACATCTTCCCTCCCATCAccttgcctttttgttttgttttgttttttagttttactttgCTTTAGATGATATTGGCTCTAAAATGTTCTCCAAAAATCTTGACTACAAGTATTTCTAGAATCTTGACTCCACGTGTATCTTGGCTAGCTTTAGGTTGCAATTCCATAAAAAGATAACGATCCTCCTAATGCACTTGCCACACAGCTGCATTAAGACCAACCTACAGAGAAAAgattgcaaaacagaaacaccCATGAAAAGATAGAATAAATACGGcctgaagggaaaagaaaaaaaatcagctggcAGCACTGTAAGGTCACAGCGGGCAAGACAGTGGCTGTCTCTGTGTAAAGTAATTCATGTTCTTAAAGAGCATGGTAAATCTCATTCatcttccccccaaaaaaggaaaaaaaaatgtcctcTCTCCTCCAAAAAATCCTGCTGCATTGCATACTTACTGATAGATGGTAGGAAGAGCTGTTATGATAAATCGCCCACTTAATCCTGTAAGAAAACAGTTACTTTCAGAATAGTAGAGCACTCTTACGTAGGAAAAGCCAAGAAACATTACTatacaccaaaataaaaacagctgctCCCCCAGGTACCAATGTTTAATAGCAACCAAACACAAGCTTGAGCATATCAAAGTACTGCACGCAGTCTAAAAGAAAGGTCCCTGGACAAAGAGCAAGAAAGTTTCTCCATGGGGAAAAAGAGATGTCCAGGGATAACCATTCTACTTGACTATTTTGGCTGTAGCTCTTCAAAGAGAGAGATGCTCTCCTTTTCCCACATGATCTGCAACCTCCAGTGCTTGCAGAAAATAATCCAAGTGAGGCAAGTTTCAAAAGGTCTTATGTGACTTTGGAGAAAAGTACCAGCACGGAGAAGGTCATTTTTACAAATCCCACACAGACACCAGGGCAATTCAGAAAAGTGAGCTTCAGCTGAGGGAGACCAGACTGCTTGCACTCCCTTTTGCCAACAAAGGGAGGTACTCTACTACAGGCAAGGCTGAAACCACATTTTTGCTCTGTACGATGCTTAAAAAGTATGGGCGGAAAAGTCCTTGAAATCCTCCAAATCACTCTCTAGAGAAATCCTCTTGTTCcctttagctattaaaaaagaCTAGAGTGTTTAGTCTACATATAGCAATCTACCTTCGGTAGAGAGCAGTACAAGACCTTTACTATTTCCTACGAATTCTGCTCATTTCCTGACAGCACGTACGCTTGCACCGAACATTTCCCCCGAGCACACCGACGCCCAAAGCCACGGGGAGGGCGTGAGGAgcgcaccccccccccgccggcctCTCACCCGGCTGCTCTGTCACATCCACTTTGGCAATGTTCACTTCCAGGTCCTCGCCCCACTCAGCAAACTTCTCCCACTCGGGCTGCAGGTTCTGGCAGGCGGGACACCAAGGGGCATAGCTGGGGGCAGCACAAGTCTGTCACTAACCGGCACCGCTCGGTCCCCCGGCGGCCTCACAGCGGGCCGCTGAGagacccccacccccaccccccaccccgggcCCCGGCAGCCCGAGCGACCCCCTCCCGACTCACAACTCCACCATCCACTcgccctgcagcagctcccgcCACATGCCGTCCGACAGCACCTTCACGGGGCTTCGCTTCCCCAGCGCGGCCGCGCCGGCCGCCAGCGCCAGGCACAGCAGGGCACACAGCCGCCCGGCGGCCGCCATCTTGTCCcgccgcgcgcgcgcgcgcgcgcgcttCCGCCTTCCCCCGACGGCGAGcgagaaggggaggggaggggtcAACCGGGCCGCGTGCCCCTGCGGACGTCACTACTGGCACCGCCCCCCCCACGCCGTGGCGCATGCGCCCCTGGCGCCTCCGGGCGCACCGCGCGTGCGCAGAAAGGATGGTTCGGTGGCTGCTTGTTTGGGCGGGGCGGGGACGACCTGGGGGCGGGCTCAGGGTGCGCGGCAGCCTATAGAGCGTCGCGTTGTGGGGGGGGCTTGTGGACACTGGGCTCGGCCAATGGGGGGCGCCGGTTCTTCCCCCGCTGGCTCACACGGCGCCGGTCCCCCCTCCGCCATGTTCTTCACAGGCGGTATGGGAAGCTTTGGTGACTCCTTTCTGTGGCAAGCCCCACTCCCAGCATCGTCCCGGGGTCATGGGGGAGAGCCACTGCTTCcccctgctgctgtgcaggggaTGGCATCTCCACAGGGAGTCCAGCCCTTCGGCTGGACAGCAAAGGGGCCTGCACAGGCTGCTTGCCCTCCGTGCTCAGTGCATGCTTCTTCCGTCACCTCCTCTCATGCCCTGATGGCATGCAGCTGCACAGGAACAAAACCAGCCACAGCAAATGCTACAGCTGTGTTAATCTCCTATGCCTCGTTTCCTGCCCAAGGAATGGGAGAGAGCTCTGGGCACTCGGGGCAGATTGCGGCCCACAGTGAGGTGAGGAAACTGCTGTATGGGAGAACAGATTCCCTTCACTCCAGtccctgcttccctctcctgcaTCTTTAGTTACTAATGGCAGAAAGTAACTTAGTACTTGAGTGCGTAGTTCTCAAGCAAAAGTCAGGAACAAGATCACTGGTAACGAGCAGACAAATCCCACGTCATCTCACTGCAGTCTATCAATGCCTTAAGCAATTCAAGGGAAGgaccctctttttttttcatatgcacATACTTTCTCTGCCACCAAGGTTTCTCCAGCTCTTGGTCAGGAGCGGCTATGATAGTGtcacctttccttttctgcccggatcatttcttttcctgcatttttcaaaGGGGTTTTGCCATAATTTCATATCCCACAGTTTAGGGCCTTGGCAGGTGGAGAGAGCTGGTCTGCAGCAGCCATTAGAGCagtacaggaaaaagaagaaatcagcatttggggttggttttttttttcaattttggCAACTTTAGTATAATGCATATGTTCCTTTCAGTAGAAGAGCACTAAGGCATTACTAAGGACTTGATGAAGCTGGTTATTCATTGATTCAGGGTTCAGTAATAAATCACTGCTTGCAGCACTCCCCCTGCTGACTGCCCTTCCATTTTAGTCATAATTgaatttttgaaatttattgTTGATAATCCAAGAATACCTCCGTTCTGCATCAGTAACGAGATGCGATGCGAAGAGCTGTCTTCGGTTCTTCAGGGTAGCAGTACACATCCTGATAATTTAAGATGCGTTGAAGAATAAGTGCATGAACAAGTGTGTTGCATTGCCATGTGGAGCGGAGGTTGGGTGACTACCAAGCCACGTGGCTTTGATCTGCATCCTGGGGAGAGTGGCTAGAAGCACGATCCCACCTTTTATTCACGCTGAATAAGAGGATAACTGAATGTTCCTTTCTTCAGTGCGTCCAAACAGATGACTGCATGGAGGATTAATTTGATTTAATCCACGTGCAGtttaacaaaagagaaaaaacatgacGGCGTACAGGCAACAACAGAAGCAATTGCAACACAGCCTTTAGATGACACCATGGGAGAGCTCTTCTGGGACCGAGTCCCGCCTGGAAGGGCACGTGTGGAACTGTGAGGCAGGAAAAACGATTTTGCCATTTAATGCTCCCAGGCTCAAGGAGAAAGGAGCTGGTAGGCATTCACTGTAAATCAAGAGTAGCTTCAAAGGCACACTAAGCTCCCTATGGAAACAGCTTGAAAGACCCTGGAAAGTATGACTTCATACCTCCCTCGCTTGGTTCCAGTAATTACTTTAAGGGTAATGACTGTTGTGAATTACTTTTTATCTCCATTATTATTACACTGACATTGTCTTGTTTCTTTGTAAAGTTTTGAGGCATTTGAGAACAAGAAAGCCTTGACCGTATCTTTTATGCATTCTTCCTCCGGCCTATTCACCTCAGCCATCCCGAGCTGTATGGAGAAATGTCTGCCTCGTCTTTCAAGGTTAACAGTAGAATAAAGAGATTTAATAACCAAACACGAGATGGCTCCGAGTGACCTTAAGAAATGAACACAGCTCCTAATGCTaccccttttcccttcctctgtggCTGCTCTGTTATTGTGACGTGagatttgccaaaaaaaaatgttgctttatgACTTACTTTCAGAAATGTGCAGAGTGGGGAGGGACAGCACTGGTTTAATCCATTAGTCACTGCAGCCCAATCCCCTTCTTACCCTCATGCTTCCTTAGAGGTATGATACTCCTCCACGGGAGCAATGCCAAATACTTTCACGAGGCTGCAGCGCCCTGTCACCCTGATCTTGACCAACTTGCGGTGTCTCCAAGACCATCCTGGCACTGCTCCCCCTTTGCTTAGTCCTGAATCTAAAGAGGGATCCTCGGGCTTCTAGGCATGGCTCTTTCCCTGTGCAGGTGGCAAGAGTTAAATTGTAGGCTAACACATGTTAAATAAGTTTTACTACAGGTCCTTAACTTTCTCTCTTATTGCAGAGTTTGTCCACACCTCCTCGCGtacagaagtgagaaaaatgCGTGGTCCTGCCTGCCGGAGGTGCTGCGCTAGTGTTAAAATTCAGTGGTGGTGTTTGCAGGAAGGAAGAGGTTTGTCTGCTGACATCTGTGCTGGGAACAGCGTGTCCTGCCTTTACAGGCCTCCAATTGCACCACCACTCAAAGGGGAAAGCAGGATCACTGATGAAAACTCTCCCGAGCCCCAAGGACCGCTGTCAGACTGCCCACAGCCTTCCTTTCGGCAAACCCCGATAACTGCCCACATCCTCCGAGAAGGCCCCAAGCGGTTCTGCCAAACACCGTCTCCTCCGGTGGGACGAAGTTCTGGTGGTGGAGGTCAGAAGGTGGAAATGCCTGTTTGTAAAATCGACCCCGGAGTGCGGAGCGGGGGCTTTCTCGCCCGGTGGAGTGAGCTCCACGCTGATGAGTTGATTTTTTCAACTggttagtgatttttttttttccccatgttctTTTTCAGCGCTGCCACGCAGTGGCAGAGTTGAGGCTGCTTCTAAACGGGGAAGAGACTGAAGGTTCAGAAGAAAATCCTCTTCGGTTAGAAATTACCTGGGCTCTCCTGCTAGGGACACCCTGTCATCTTTCACGGTGTTAACATGGAGGGCTTTTTCCTTGTCCAGTAATACTCTTACTTGCATTTTTAGGTTGTTTTTCTAAGGAGCTGAGGTAAAGGGGATTTTGTGGTCAGTCTACGGTCCTTTCCCCCAGCACACAACCACAATACTGCTCATCATTTTGACCAAGGTTGGGGTCACAACAATACCAAGACTCTATAAGTTTCATGAAAAGAGTTGTTCGTTTAGAGAGAGTGAGTACTACTGACGCACAGAAAGAGGCTGAAGCACAAGCCCCGATTGTTGTTTGACGGAGGGAAAAGGAATTATGAGTATCATAACCGCAGGGAAAGCTTCAGTTGGCAAGAACGCTTGTCAGACAAGGGGACGTTCAGCCGTGAGGCACTGAGCCCAGGAAACAAGGCCGATACATCCTGCTGCCCACAGAGCTGTTTTTGATAGAGGATGAAAGATGATAAAGCGAAAAATGCCTGTGTAATCAAGAAATCATCCTTTTCTTGATGACATCTGTGCCTCAGAAAATCAGGTCCCACAGGTAGGAGTGGGAGTAGAAAGACTCTGCTTCctttaggttttgttttcttttgagctgaaaataaattaaaaaaaaaaaaaaagaccaaaacacTTGAATGTCTCAACATTTTCCTCAAAGTTAAAGCCACAGAGATGAACAAATTTTCCAAATTCAGCCAGTTCTGTAAGtagtcaaaaatattttaaaaaattccccACAAATTCACccactctttcccctttttttcacagaatgtTAATTCATCCATATCTGGAATGTGGACAAATTGAACCAGCtctatttctgtgtattttctcttctttttttttttttttttttttaagtacccTTACATGTCCTGACGACGAGCTGAACACTAAACCAGAcgaaggagcagcaggagcacagaggCTGCCCGCCCGGGGCTGAACTTACAAAGGACCACTTGGAGATAGCAGAGTTCTGGCCAGgtaattatttcaaaacacGGACCAAGCTCTGCAGTCCCTGGATGAGGTACAGCATCAGAGCCCTGACCTCATTTACAGAGCCTGCATTTATGAAATGCCAAGAGATTATGCAGAGAGCTTTCCTGCTTGTCATCAGATGAGGCAGGAGACGTGAAGTCATTGTCCTAAAGCCCAAGGTGAAATCAGGCTGACCCTGCACGTCCCAGGCAGTCCTAGGGCTGCATTTTGTACTGCTGTAGGAAGAAAAACTGATCCTGcctaatttattttgctgttttctggctTCGGCCTTTTGGGAAAGGTGGCATTTAGAATTCCACTCAGAACAGTTTTCTGGGCTTCAGTGTTAGAAGAATTAAAGTCAAGAGCTCGTTACTTTTCTGTAGCTCTGGATTTCATTCCAGGAAGACAATccatgctgtgctggttttggctgggatagagttaattttcttcacagtagctggtatggggctgtggtttggatttgtgctgaaaacagtgttcaTAATACCAAGATGTTtctgttattgctgagcagtgcttacacagagccaaggccttttctgctcctcaccccaccccaccagcgaggaggctgggggggcacaaggagttgggaggggacacagccgggacagctgaccccaactgacccaagggacattccataccatgggACGTCgtgctcagcacataaagctgggggaaggaggaggaatgtgGGGAGGTTGGGAgcgatggcgtttgtcttcccaagtaaccgttaagcgtgatggagccctgctttcctggcgatggctgagcacctgcctgcccatgggaagcggtgaatgaattccttgttttgctttgcttgcatgcatggcttttgctttacctgttaaactttctttatctcaacccacgagttttctcgcttttactcttccaattctctcccccatcccaccggggctGTGTGGAGCTTAGTTGCcaactggggttaaaccacctCAATGCTTCCTCCTACAGAAAGATCCTCTAAATCAGGGGATATAATTCAACCCTACCTGCCTAAACTGAAGCCCACAGAGGGTGCCACTGACTTCCCAGAAGGCAGACTGGGCTTGGTGCCTGTGAACATGGCTTTCACACTGTACGCAGTTGGGGAGGATTAGCAGAACCCCCCCTCCACAGGGGACTGCGCTCGGAGAATCCCCATTGGGAAGCACGTTCCCATCCAACAGCCTAATCCTTCCGCTCCCTGGTACCTGAGCTGCCTCAGCAGAGGCTCACAGGATCCAGAAGACCCTGTGTTAGGGGTTCGGGTTCTTGAGAGCTTCAGCAAAGAGCTTCACAGTCTCAGCTTCTGCCGTTACGCAATCCGTGCCTGGCTGCGGTTTGTGTCAGCTGGTGAAGATGCTCTGCGCAGCAAggtttgctgcttctcactttGGAAAACTACTTGGAAGACCTCAGAGTTACGACAGCCCTTTCTCCCAACCACTAGCCGTCAGCCTTTCCTCTATGTGCTAAGAAACTCCAGTAACTGCTAATTATTCAGTAATTAAGTGTCTCTCTAGGGTCATAATTGTAAATCTGGCCTCTCCCAGTCACTGTTTGCTCATTAGGTAGCAGTTTTCTCAACGCAAAAACAAATTCTCTGCATTTGATTGGATTACAAAATTGCTTTAAACTCTGCGGAGATGATTAGGAAAAGTGTGGTTTTGCGCAAGAGTTACCATGGGAACTAAAGTGGAGAGATCTTTGTAAACCAAAAGTCAAACAGATTGTGTTTCAGACAATTAATATTGTCTCACATGTTTATTcatttgctttaactttttcGTGCGCTGTTCTGAAAtagttttcctctctttttcagtATCAAATGCTGTGTCAAAGAGATTCTGCTCCCTTGAGGATTCACCCCTCTCTTCTCTTGCACGGCCACCTTGCAGCCCTGGTTTGCTTcgtcttcctcttctgctttgcctCTTTGGTCTGGGGACATCGCGGGGGGCTTCCAGGTGGGATTTGGTTTGGGATTGGGACACACCTGCGGGAAGAAGCGTCAAAGCTCCTGTCCTGTCAGCGGAGCCCAGAGAGCTCCAGCAGACCAGGGCGCACTGCCGGGTGAGCTGAGCTGCTCTCACTGCTTCTCCTGCGCGAACCCCCCGCTGTCTTTTCTAACACCCTGGACTCCTCAAACCTGCGTTTCTTCTAGTTCCATGTTTGACACTGTAGGGAAAGAGCAGCTGATAAACTGACCAAGTGCCAGTAgctgtccctctgctctcctctctttccaaaccctcctctttctccagcaaCCTGACCCCATCCCATCTCttgatttctctctcccctgccctcagCTCTCTCCCTAGCATCTTGCTGTCCTCtggctctcccctcccagcacagTCTGTCACATCTTCAAAATAATCATCAGCATTATGCCAGAAAACAGTTTCCCACTCCAGCAGTTTCCGTTTGTCTTTCTCCCCCTCACATCCAAGATGTCAAGAGGCCTTCACTATACTCAGCTGCCACCGTACTAACAGCATTGCTCTTCGCTCTTGTCCACCGTTGCCTTCCTGCTCCCGTCCCCTGCATCCATGGGCTTGCTGGGCCAAGGTTTTGTCCTGCATTAGTACAGCGTTTCTCAGAGCAGAGTTTTGTTGTGAGCGCTGCTCCAAGAAACAATAAGTAAGAAAGGAACGTCCTTATTTTCCTCCTGACCTCTGCCTGATTCTGCGTACAGGAGGAATTCCCCCTGAGGGAATTCAAAAGTCATATATTTAAAACCCAGCCTCTCCTCAGCCCCCTCCCCTGTGTCCTGCTGacctccctctcctgcaccGGGTACAGGATTACTCCTTTCCTCAGGGCCTGATCTATCATGCTGTTGtttcagttcttcacaaacAAATAGTATTTCTGTCCCCTGTCAGAGGTACAAGCGAGGAAAACTGCGTTCAGCGTAGAAGCCAGTCCATTTTCCGACTGCTGACCAGATCACAGGGCCGTGCCATAACAGCTGTTAGATTAGATCCTGCGTCTTCCACCGTCATACCTGTTTTCACAAGAGCATCGTGCAGCCACAGTTTGGCAAACCTTGACAGGACTTGCAAAAGAGATATTCCTGAAGCAAGGGTGGCTGAACTACCAAATTTCCAGTTTCTGACCAAAATCAGGGAAGAGTGAGAGAACCTCAGAGAAACACGGGT contains these protein-coding regions:
- the TMX1 gene encoding thioredoxin-related transmembrane protein 1, which encodes MAAAGRLCALLCLALAAGAAALGKRSPVKVLSDGMWRELLQGEWMVEFYAPWCPACQNLQPEWEKFAEWGEDLEVNIAKVDVTEQPGLSGRFIITALPTIYHCKDGEFRRYQGARTKTDFINFISDQEWKSIEPVSSWFGPSSFLMSSMSALFQLSMWIRHCHGYLTENVGIPVWGSYAVFALATLFSGLILGLIMVFLADCICPSKRHRPPQYPHSRKLAAESAQLLKKLDEEQEADEEDISDDETEGKEVSNSNSSPNATPGLTRTCSTNLPCLCLLHTYLFLLPPCLRQVTKFQNCLLVVSVPSCWNPASAWQTYACD